A window from Littorina saxatilis isolate snail1 linkage group LG9, US_GU_Lsax_2.0, whole genome shotgun sequence encodes these proteins:
- the LOC138975837 gene encoding uncharacterized protein isoform X1 has product MQESQFYVQSTSHFIVDEQRSRSILTQPKQKPPPKKMATGGGDVTEPDRCSVCLDPYRNPKFLPCHHTFCAECITDVANSHTERTFPCPSCRNPTSLPAGGVAALQANFYLKKQQATTAPLKRTLCKIHDDNNLEFYCVKCDEAICLNCKLTKHEQHKTDDLKTAAEQKKVELATDVSRLQNAVDKVIKQVQKTREEQQAVLEKKATVEKNIRNRHTIMVTAADRFRDEALESLRSVSPDIQSDVDKLLKRQEDNLEQLLNIQQRLEQTVSGGAASDVIVVTKQMKSGRGSEQAVKKLTSTELSVLRRPVLDFKSTSDVMLQKARDFLGTVSNMEMEDAAPEVRVERRFQHVAEPDVEVFSLCHDDDDTRGVWVSYERCSMKENCPEAIFNEDGSTRENGEHQGKVSRKLCAKGMTMFATQPVGKFRTFCQSPTTKHFQLDNHLAGKANVIILNVISTQPFKAETKTDFTINVGAHRAFDVDATEQYFVVVEEANLPNMWRKVRLYQRPGGDPVTSYDPPTHRFQPSDVCFYSLGGHHVLLVTDELNDTIHVVSVNRKKMTFLRYLAPGCPLLIQPTAITVDVDGRLWLACRGGDILTIIAP; this is encoded by the exons ATGCAAGAATCACAATTTTATGTGCAGAGCACGTCTCACTTCATTGTAGATGAGCAGCGGAGTAGAAG TATCCTCActcaaccaaaacaaaaaccaccacCAAAGAAAATGGCAACAGGAGGAGGCGACGTCACCGAACCAGACAGGTGCTCGGTATGTCTCGACCCTTACCGTAACCCCAAGTTCCTACCATGCCATCACACGTTCTGTGCTGAGTGTATTACTGACGTGGCCAACAGTCACACGGAAAGAACCTTCCCCTGCCCCTCCTGCCGCAACCCCACCTCTCTGCCAGCAGGGGGAGTAGCAGCCCTCCAGGCCAATTTCTACCTCAAGAAACAACAGGCCACGACTGCTCCTCTGAAGAGAACGCTATGTAAGATTCATGATGACAACAATCTTGAGTTTTACTGCGTCAAGTGCGACGAGGCCATTTGTCTGAACTGTAAACTGACAAAACACGAACAACATAAAACGGATGACCTCAAAACTGCCGCCGAGCAGAAGAAAGTTGAGCTAGCTACGGATGTTTCTAGACTTCAAAATGCAGTTGATAAAGTCATAAAGCAAGTACAGAAGACAAGGGAAGAGCAACAGGCTGTGTTGGAGAAGAAGGCGACGGTAGAAAAGAACATCCGTAACCGACACACCATCATGGTGACCGCTGCCGACAGATTCAGAGATGAAGCCCTGGAGTCTCTCCGCTCTGTCAGCCCGGACATTCAAAGCGACGTTGACAAGCTACTTAAGCGGCAAGAAGACAATCTGGAACAACTCCTGAACATCCAGCAGCGACTGGAACAAACCGTAAGCGGCGGGGCAGCAAGTGACGTCATTGTCGTCACGAAGCAAATGAAGAGCGGGCGTGGTAGCGAGCAAGCCGTTAAGAAACTGACGTCCACGGAACTTAGCGTCCTTCGACGTCCAGTTCTAGACTTCAAGTCCACGAGTGACGTCATGCTACAGAAGGCACGTGACTTTCTGGGGACCGTGTCGAACATGGAGATGGAGGATGCAGCGCCTGAAGTAAGAGTTGAGAGACGGTTCCAGCATGTGGCAGAGCCTGACGTCGAGGTCTTTTCTCTCTGtcatgacgatgatgacacACGTGGTGTGTGGGTGTCATATGAACGGTGCAGCATGAAGGAGAACTGTCCAGAGGCAATATTCAACGAAGACGGTAGTACACGTGAAAACGGTGAACATCAGGGTAAGGTGTCGAGAAAGCTCTGTGCTAAGGGGATGACTATGTTTGCAACACAACCAGTAGGGAAGTTCAGAACATTCTGCCAATctccaacaacaaaacactttCAACTTGACAATCATCTGGCAGGAAAAGCAAACGTCATAATCCTCAATGTGATATCGACACAACCATTCaaagcagaaacaaaaacagactTCACCATCAACGTGGGAGCCCACCGTGCATTCGACGTGGACGCCACAGAGCAGTACTTCGTGGTGGTGGAAGAAGCCAACCTCCCCAACATGTGGCGCAAGGTCAGGCTGTACCAGCGACCGGGGGGAGACCCTGTAACCTCATACGACCCTCCTACACACCGCTTCCAGCCGTCCGACGTCTGTTTCTACTCGCTGGGCGGGCATCACGTGCTGCTGGTGACGGATGAGCTGAATGACACCATTCACGTGGTGAGCGTGAATAGGAAGAAGATGACGTTTCTGCGCTACCTGGCCCCTGGTTGCCCCTTGCTGATCCAGCCTACAGCCATCACTGTGGATGTCGATGGTCGACTGTGGCTGGCCTGCAGAGGTGGGGACATCCTCACCATCATCGCTCCATAG
- the LOC138975837 gene encoding uncharacterized protein isoform X2 yields the protein MRVISILTQPKQKPPPKKMATGGGDVTEPDRCSVCLDPYRNPKFLPCHHTFCAECITDVANSHTERTFPCPSCRNPTSLPAGGVAALQANFYLKKQQATTAPLKRTLCKIHDDNNLEFYCVKCDEAICLNCKLTKHEQHKTDDLKTAAEQKKVELATDVSRLQNAVDKVIKQVQKTREEQQAVLEKKATVEKNIRNRHTIMVTAADRFRDEALESLRSVSPDIQSDVDKLLKRQEDNLEQLLNIQQRLEQTVSGGAASDVIVVTKQMKSGRGSEQAVKKLTSTELSVLRRPVLDFKSTSDVMLQKARDFLGTVSNMEMEDAAPEVRVERRFQHVAEPDVEVFSLCHDDDDTRGVWVSYERCSMKENCPEAIFNEDGSTRENGEHQGKVSRKLCAKGMTMFATQPVGKFRTFCQSPTTKHFQLDNHLAGKANVIILNVISTQPFKAETKTDFTINVGAHRAFDVDATEQYFVVVEEANLPNMWRKVRLYQRPGGDPVTSYDPPTHRFQPSDVCFYSLGGHHVLLVTDELNDTIHVVSVNRKKMTFLRYLAPGCPLLIQPTAITVDVDGRLWLACRGGDILTIIAP from the exons atgcgagtgattag TATCCTCActcaaccaaaacaaaaaccaccacCAAAGAAAATGGCAACAGGAGGAGGCGACGTCACCGAACCAGACAGGTGCTCGGTATGTCTCGACCCTTACCGTAACCCCAAGTTCCTACCATGCCATCACACGTTCTGTGCTGAGTGTATTACTGACGTGGCCAACAGTCACACGGAAAGAACCTTCCCCTGCCCCTCCTGCCGCAACCCCACCTCTCTGCCAGCAGGGGGAGTAGCAGCCCTCCAGGCCAATTTCTACCTCAAGAAACAACAGGCCACGACTGCTCCTCTGAAGAGAACGCTATGTAAGATTCATGATGACAACAATCTTGAGTTTTACTGCGTCAAGTGCGACGAGGCCATTTGTCTGAACTGTAAACTGACAAAACACGAACAACATAAAACGGATGACCTCAAAACTGCCGCCGAGCAGAAGAAAGTTGAGCTAGCTACGGATGTTTCTAGACTTCAAAATGCAGTTGATAAAGTCATAAAGCAAGTACAGAAGACAAGGGAAGAGCAACAGGCTGTGTTGGAGAAGAAGGCGACGGTAGAAAAGAACATCCGTAACCGACACACCATCATGGTGACCGCTGCCGACAGATTCAGAGATGAAGCCCTGGAGTCTCTCCGCTCTGTCAGCCCGGACATTCAAAGCGACGTTGACAAGCTACTTAAGCGGCAAGAAGACAATCTGGAACAACTCCTGAACATCCAGCAGCGACTGGAACAAACCGTAAGCGGCGGGGCAGCAAGTGACGTCATTGTCGTCACGAAGCAAATGAAGAGCGGGCGTGGTAGCGAGCAAGCCGTTAAGAAACTGACGTCCACGGAACTTAGCGTCCTTCGACGTCCAGTTCTAGACTTCAAGTCCACGAGTGACGTCATGCTACAGAAGGCACGTGACTTTCTGGGGACCGTGTCGAACATGGAGATGGAGGATGCAGCGCCTGAAGTAAGAGTTGAGAGACGGTTCCAGCATGTGGCAGAGCCTGACGTCGAGGTCTTTTCTCTCTGtcatgacgatgatgacacACGTGGTGTGTGGGTGTCATATGAACGGTGCAGCATGAAGGAGAACTGTCCAGAGGCAATATTCAACGAAGACGGTAGTACACGTGAAAACGGTGAACATCAGGGTAAGGTGTCGAGAAAGCTCTGTGCTAAGGGGATGACTATGTTTGCAACACAACCAGTAGGGAAGTTCAGAACATTCTGCCAATctccaacaacaaaacactttCAACTTGACAATCATCTGGCAGGAAAAGCAAACGTCATAATCCTCAATGTGATATCGACACAACCATTCaaagcagaaacaaaaacagactTCACCATCAACGTGGGAGCCCACCGTGCATTCGACGTGGACGCCACAGAGCAGTACTTCGTGGTGGTGGAAGAAGCCAACCTCCCCAACATGTGGCGCAAGGTCAGGCTGTACCAGCGACCGGGGGGAGACCCTGTAACCTCATACGACCCTCCTACACACCGCTTCCAGCCGTCCGACGTCTGTTTCTACTCGCTGGGCGGGCATCACGTGCTGCTGGTGACGGATGAGCTGAATGACACCATTCACGTGGTGAGCGTGAATAGGAAGAAGATGACGTTTCTGCGCTACCTGGCCCCTGGTTGCCCCTTGCTGATCCAGCCTACAGCCATCACTGTGGATGTCGATGGTCGACTGTGGCTGGCCTGCAGAGGTGGGGACATCCTCACCATCATCGCTCCATAG